The following proteins are co-located in the Xanthocytophaga agilis genome:
- a CDS encoding phospholipase D family protein: MAKFLNTSNISSAISDVIVKAKEYIVIMSPYLKLRPLLIQRLRTAGNKNVDIHFIIGKEKPSEDEIKQLRTIKNLEISYYQELHAKCYLNEKTAIIASMNLYEYSELNNREMGILVNREKKEDEELYNEIFEECNDIHDHSAEFYKKFTFVKTTHCISCKASRGLTSWQPYCTICYTNWVNDGKPNNRVETYCNKCGNKRNGITYSKPICYDCKSIN; the protein is encoded by the coding sequence ATGGCTAAATTCTTAAACACATCCAATATAAGCAGTGCTATATCAGATGTAATTGTAAAAGCTAAAGAGTACATAGTTATTATGTCACCTTATCTTAAACTAAGACCACTACTAATACAAAGGTTAAGAACAGCAGGAAATAAAAATGTTGATATACATTTCATCATTGGTAAAGAAAAGCCTTCTGAAGATGAGATAAAGCAACTTAGAACAATAAAGAATCTGGAAATAAGCTACTATCAGGAGTTGCATGCAAAATGCTATCTAAATGAAAAAACGGCTATTATTGCATCTATGAACCTGTATGAGTATTCAGAGTTAAATAATAGAGAAATGGGTATATTGGTTAATAGGGAAAAGAAAGAAGATGAAGAATTATATAACGAAATATTTGAAGAATGTAATGACATTCATGACCATTCAGCAGAATTCTATAAAAAATTCACATTTGTTAAAACTACACATTGTATTAGTTGTAAAGCTTCACGTGGTTTAACCAGTTGGCAACCTTACTGCACTATTTGTTATACTAACTGGGTTAATGATGGGAAGCCTAATAATAGAGTAGAAACATATTGCAACAAGTGTGGTAATAAGAGAAACGGTATTACATATAGTAAGCCTATATGTTACGATTGTAAATCCATTAATTGA